A window from Cinclus cinclus chromosome 4, bCinCin1.1, whole genome shotgun sequence encodes these proteins:
- the PRICKLE1 gene encoding prickle-like protein 1: MPLEMEPKANNLIYGCQRSSTSDDDSGCALEEYAWVPPGLRPEQVQLYFACLPEEKVPYVNSPGEKHRIKQLLYQLPPHDNEVRYCQSLSEEEKKELQMFSSQRKKEALGRGTIKLLSRAVMHAICEQCGTKVNGGEVAVFASRAGPGVCWHPSCFVCFTCNELLVDLIYFYQDGKIHCGRHHAELLKPRCSACDEIIFADECTEAEGRHWHMKHFCCLECETILGGQRYIMKDGRPFCCNCFESLYAEYCETCGEHIGVDHAQMTYDGQHWHATETCFSCAQCKTSLLGCPFLPKQGQIYCSKTCSLGEDVHASDSSDSAFQSARSRDSRRSVRMGKSSRSADQCRQSLLLSPALNYKFPGLSDNADDTLSRKLDDLSLSREEAGFVNEDFWKGRVEQEMPEDPEEWAEHEDYMTQLLLKFGDKSLFQQPTEVDIRSSEHWISDSMVKSKLDLKKNNPSLASKKYQSDMYWAQSQDGLGDSAYGSHPGPASSRKIQELDLEHGASGYKHDQTPWYGGSLECLSDLKQQEQSVRDSMDSLALSNITGASMDGEGKPRTTLYSLQTFQELEVEDCEKMSNMGTLNSSMLHRSTESLKSLSSELCQEKVLPEEKPVHVPVLRRSKSQSRPQQVKFSDDVIDNGSYENLEIRQPPMSERTRRRVYHFEERGNRPSHHRRRSRKSRSDNALNLATERRCSPRERFRYYSPQDHEKFIQNRSSRELRAYIQNAELYGQYAHTRSDYALRNQVVDKFFGLYGEEDDSWCSTSSSSSDSEEEGYFLGQPIPQPRSLRYPYYTDDLSGPTTALSSSQFGQRTTKSKKKRGHKGKNCIIS; encoded by the exons ATGCCATTGGAGATGGAGCCCAAAGCCAATAACCTCATTTATGGGTGTCAGCGGAGCTCAACCTCTGACGATGACTCTGGCTGTGCCTTGGAGGAATATGCCTGGGTCCCCCCAGGCCTCAGACCAGAGCAG GTCCAGCTGTATTTTGCCTGCTTGCCAGAGGAGAAGGTCCCTTATGTTAACAGCCCTGGAGAGAAACACCGGATTAAACAACTTCTCTATCAGCTGCCACCCCACGATAACGAG GTGAGATACTGCCAGTCATTaagtgaagaggaaaagaaggagcTGCAGATGTTCAGTTCTCAACGCAAAAAGGAGGCACTGGGACGAGGCACTATTAAACTACTCTCCAGAGCAGTGATGCATGCCATTTGTGAGCAG TGCGGTACAAAAGTAAATGGTGGTGAAGTTGCAGTTTTTGCCTCGAGAGCTGGGCCTGGTGTGTGCTGGCATCCCTCCTGTTTTGTGTGCTTCACATGCAATGAGCTTCTTGTTGACCTTATCTACTTCTACCAAGATGGAAAAATTCACTGTGGCAGGCACCATGCCGAACTTCTCAAACCTCGATGTTCAGCCTGCGATGAg ataatttttgcTGATGAATGTACAGAAGCTGAAGGTCGCCACTGGCACATGAAACACTTCTGTTGCCTCGAGTGTGAAACAATCCTGGGTGGACAGAGGTACATCATGAAGGATGGGCGGCCGTTCTGCTGTAACTGTTTTGAATCTCTCTATGCAGAATACTGTGAGACCTGTGGGGAACACATTG gTGTTGACCATGCTCAGATGACCTATGATGGACAGCACTGGCATGCCACAGAAACTTGCTTTTCTTGTGCGCAGTGCAAGACCTCTTTGCTTGGCTGccctttccttccaaagcaAGGGCAGATTTACTGTTCAAAGAcctgcagcctgggagaggaTGTTCATGCCTCCGACTCCTCTGATTCTGCATTTCAGTCTGCTCGATCCAGAGATTCCAGGAGGAGTGTCCGCATGGGAAAAAGCAGCCGGTCAGCTGACCAGTGCCGCCAGTCTCTCCTCCTGTCACCAGCCCTCAACTACAAATTTCCTGGCCTTTCAGACAATGCTGATGACACTCTTTCTCGTAAGCTGGATGATTTAAGCCTTTCAAGAGAAGAGGCAGGCTTTGTTAATGAAGACTTCTGGAAAGGAAGAGTAGAGCAAGAAATGCCTGAAGACCCTGAAGAATGGGCTGAACATGAAGACTACATGACTCAACTTCTTCTGAAGTTTGGTGATAAAAGCCTCTTCCAGCAACCCACTGAAGTAGATATTAGATCAAGTGAACACTGGATTTCTGATAGCATGGTCAAGAGCAAGTtggacttgaaaaaaaataatccaagcCTAGCAAGTAAGAAGTATCAATCGGACATGTACTGGGCCCAGTCACAAGATGGTTTGGGAGACTCTGCATATGGCAGCCACCCaggccctgccagcagcaggaaaatccaGGAGCTAGACCTGGAACATGGGGCCTCAGGATACAAACATGACCAAACACCATGGTATGGAGGTTCACTTGAATGTCTGTCTGACCTGAAACAGCAAGAACAAAGTGTTCGAGACTCAATGGATTCCTTGGCTTTGTCTAACATAACAG GGGCTTCAATGGATGGAGAAGGCAAGCCACGGACTACTCTCTACTCTTTGCAAACTTTCCAAGAACTGGAGGTGGAAGACTGTGAGAAGATGAGCAATATGGGAACTCTGAATTCTTCAATGCTCCATCGGAGCACTGAGTCCTTGAAGAGTCTGAGCTCAGAGTTGTGTCAGGAAAAAGTGTTGCCAGAGGAAAAGCCAGTGCATGTGCCTGTACTGAGACGATCTAAATCCCAGTCTAGACCGCAGCAAGTGAAGTTTTCAGATGATGTTATTGATAATGGAAGTTATGAGAATCTTGAAATACGTCAGCCTCCAATGAGTGAAAGGACTCGCAGGCGTGTTTACCATTTTGAAGAGCGTGGAAATCGGCCTTCTCACCATCGCAGAAGAAGTAGGAAGTCTCGTTCAGATAATGCACTTAATCTGGCCACAGAAAGAAGATGCTCTCCAAGAGAGAGATTTCGTTATTACTCCCCTCAGGATCATGAAAAATTTATTCAGAATAGAAGCTCACGCGAGCTTCGGGCCTATATTCAAAATGCAGAGCTGTATGGACAATATGCCCATACCAGGTCTGACTATGCACTGCGGAATCAGGTGGTTGATAAGTTTTTTGGATTGTATGGTGAGGAAGATGACTCCTGGTGTTCAACTTCATCTTCATCATCCGATTCTGAAGAGGAAGGATATTTTCTAGGACAGCCAATTCCACAGCCACGGTCATTGAGATATCCATACTATACAGATGATCTTTCTGGTCCAACTACTGCATTATCTAGTTCTCAGTTTGGACAGAGGACAACCAAATCAAAGAAGAAGAGGggtcacaaaggaaaaaattgcaTTATATCTTAA